In Juglans microcarpa x Juglans regia isolate MS1-56 chromosome 7D, Jm3101_v1.0, whole genome shotgun sequence, the following are encoded in one genomic region:
- the LOC121240047 gene encoding KH domain-containing protein At3g08620-like: MSGLYSQNFSPARTLSPHIRSNADVDSLYLTELLAEHQKLGPFMQVLPICSRLLNQEILRVSGMIPNHAFSDYDRLQRGSHGPMASFDVMSNNRPTGFSGWNGLPHERLGGSQGMNMDWKAAPASPSSYNVKRVLRLEIPVESYPNFNFVGRLLGPRGNSLKRVEASTGCRVFIRGKGSIKDPDKESSLRGRPGYEHLNDPLHILIEAELPANVIGIRLRQAQEILEELLKPMDESQDFYKTQQLRELAMLNSNFREESPQLSSSISPFSSSGMKRAKTGR, translated from the exons ATGTCAGGTTTATACTCGCAAAATTTCTCGCCCGCAAGAACTCTATCTCCGCATATAAGAAGCAACGCGGATGTCGACAG TCTGTACTTGACAGAATTGTTAGCGGAGCACCAGAAACTTGGACCCTTCATGCAGGTCCTTCCTATCTGTAGTCGACTCTTGAATCAAG AGATCCTACGGGTTTCTGGAATGATTCCCAATCATGCGTTTAGTGACTATGATAGACTGCAGCGTGGAAGCCATGGCCCTATGGCTTCATTTGATGTAATGTCAAACAATAGGCCAACGGGCTTCAGTGGTTGGAATGGCCTGCCACATGAA AGATTAGGAGGATCACAAGGGATGAATATGGATTGGAAAGCAGCACCAGCGAGCCCAAGTTCCTACAATGTCAAGAGGGTTTTACGCTTGGAGATTCCTGTGGAAAGCTATCCAAAT TTCAACTTTGTTGGCCGGCTGCTGGGCCCTAGAGGCAATTCACTAAAGCGGGTGGAAGCCTCTACAGGTTGCCGTGTGTTTATTCGAGGAAAAGGTTCGATAAAAGACCCAGACAAG GAGTCATCATTAAGGGGAAGACCTGGTTATGAGCATCTGAATGATCCACTGCACATTTTAATCGAGGCTGAGTTACCTGCCAATGTGATTGGTATACGGTTGAGACAAGCACAAGAAATCTTAGAAGAACTTCTGAAACCTATG GATGAATCGCAAGATTTTTATAAGACGCAGCAGTTGAGGGAACTGGCTATGCTAAATTCCAATTTTAGAGAAGAGAGCCCCCAACTGAGTTCTAGCATCTCTCCTTTCAGTTCCAGTGGAATGAAACGGGCCAAAACTGGTCGATAG
- the LOC121240049 gene encoding 60S ribosomal protein L10, protein MGRRPARCYRQIKNKPYPKSRFCRGVPDPKIRIYDVGMKKKGVDEFPFCVHLVSWEKENVSSEALEAARIACNKYMAKFAGKDAFHLRVRVHPFHVLRINKMLSCAGADRLQTGMRGAFGKPLGTCARVSIGQVLLSVRCKDSNSHHAQEALRRAKFKFPGRQKIIVSRKWGFTKFNRTDYLRFKTENRIVPDGVNAKLLGCHGPLANRRPGRAFLEATA, encoded by the exons ATGGGGAGGA GACCTGCGAGGTGTTATCGCCAGATCAAGAATAAGCCATACCCAAAATCACGGTTTTGCCGTGGTGTACCTGACCCCAAGATCAGGATTTATGACGTaggaatgaagaagaaaggTGTGGATGAGTTCCCTTTCTGCGTTCATTTGGTTTCATGGGAAAAAGAGAATGTTTCAAGTGAAGCTCTTGAGGCTGCACGTATTGCTTGCAACAAATATATGGCCAAATTTGCCGGGAAAGATGCATTCCATTTGCGAGTCAGGGTGCATCCTTTCCATGTCCTGCGTATCAACAAGATGCTTTCATGTGCTGGAGCTGATAGGCTTCAGACTGGGATGAGGGGTGCTTTTGGGAAACCACTGGGCACTTGTGCGAGAGTGAGCATTGGCCAAGTTCTCCTGTCTGTTCGTTGCAAGGACAGCAACAGCCATCATGCACAGGAGGCCCTACGCCGTGCAAAATTCAAGTTTCCTGGTCGTCAGAAGATCATTGTCAGCAGGAAGTG GGGTTTCACCAAGTTCAACAGGACCGATTACTTGAGGTTCAAAACGGAGAATCGGATTGTACCAGATGGTGTCAATGCGAAG CTTCTTGGATGCCATGGACCTTTGGCGAACCGTCGACCTGGAAGAGCATTTTTGGAAGCTACTGCTTAG